In one Candidatus Nitronereus thalassa genomic region, the following are encoded:
- a CDS encoding DUF6445 family protein, translating into MAVDLSFREPQLGTDYWVEDNVLPNALEIAQRCIANSTWTLGSPWRPEPWPGMRAPHALTDDELSQIEHCVKKGLGVSSLKPQSPADMGISGHNHIQICGGSEGVARPHVDSASMCDYAAVLYLHPSPPTTHCGTSFYRLHLPGEEPGGNACPRTYESLSQVPGLPAQMDPTMFEEILEVPYVFNRLLAYKSDLIHSASSYFGWEHELASKRMAVVFFWKV; encoded by the coding sequence ATGGCAGTGGATCTTTCGTTTCGCGAGCCACAGCTTGGAACTGACTATTGGGTTGAAGATAACGTACTACCCAACGCCTTGGAAATTGCGCAGCGTTGCATTGCAAATAGCACCTGGACTCTTGGTTCTCCCTGGCGCCCCGAACCCTGGCCGGGCATGCGCGCACCTCACGCATTAACCGACGATGAATTAAGCCAGATTGAACACTGTGTCAAAAAAGGACTGGGCGTCTCATCACTGAAACCACAAAGCCCTGCCGATATGGGCATCTCCGGCCATAATCATATTCAAATTTGTGGAGGATCGGAAGGTGTAGCCCGCCCGCATGTGGATTCCGCCAGCATGTGTGATTATGCGGCAGTGCTGTATTTGCATCCCAGCCCGCCAACCACGCATTGCGGCACTTCGTTTTACCGACTGCATCTCCCTGGCGAAGAGCCCGGCGGCAATGCTTGTCCTCGAACCTATGAGAGCTTGAGCCAAGTACCTGGGCTCCCTGCGCAGATGGACCCGACGATGTTCGAGGAAATTTTGGAAGTACCGTATGTCTTTAATCGCTTACTAGCCTATAAGTCAGATCTCATTCATTCGGCAAGTTCGTATTTTGGCTGGGAACACGAGCTGGCCTCTAAACGCATGGCCGTGGTCTTTTTTTGGAAGGTGTAG
- a CDS encoding FliA/WhiG family RNA polymerase sigma factor — protein MPILVRGVGIFFIYKGYYRMYRHRVGGLKLKGKRAERTVPPVSVKETPGEQGPTFDPAFCGKDADQLVRDFLPIVRRIATELVLRNPAALDVEDLTSAGVMGLLSAMTRFDPTREIKFRTFAEYRIRGAMLDEIRSMDWVPRSVRARIEKFQQASEEFVRKEGRPPTQDEIAELLGIPPEEMGDNLMKEATVLSLDENVGEEDETCTLKDMLPAKDQLDPLAACISSQVGDLLQAAIVRLPQRQQAIVRQYYFSGMTMKAIGETQGLTESGICRVHADALNRLREELLTMGADIQGEEHS, from the coding sequence ATGCCCATCCTCGTTCGAGGGGTGGGCATTTTTTTTATCTATAAAGGGTATTACAGGATGTATCGACATCGAGTAGGTGGCCTCAAACTCAAAGGAAAGCGGGCTGAACGAACAGTCCCTCCTGTATCGGTAAAGGAAACTCCTGGAGAACAGGGTCCAACCTTTGATCCGGCATTCTGCGGAAAAGATGCCGACCAATTGGTTCGTGATTTTCTTCCTATCGTTCGTAGGATTGCCACGGAACTTGTACTTCGTAATCCCGCAGCCCTCGATGTTGAAGACCTGACTAGCGCTGGAGTTATGGGCCTATTGTCAGCGATGACACGTTTTGATCCGACTCGTGAGATTAAATTTCGTACTTTTGCCGAGTATCGCATTCGCGGGGCCATGCTTGATGAAATTCGGTCTATGGATTGGGTGCCCAGGTCCGTCCGTGCCCGAATCGAAAAATTCCAACAAGCTTCGGAGGAATTTGTACGTAAGGAGGGGCGTCCACCCACCCAGGATGAAATTGCCGAGTTGTTGGGCATTCCTCCAGAAGAAATGGGGGATAATCTCATGAAAGAAGCAACGGTATTAAGTCTTGATGAAAATGTGGGTGAAGAAGATGAAACCTGCACCCTCAAAGATATGCTGCCAGCCAAAGATCAACTCGATCCACTCGCGGCCTGTATTTCTAGTCAAGTTGGAGATCTTCTCCAGGCTGCGATTGTTCGTCTGCCGCAACGCCAACAAGCGATCGTTCGACAATACTATTTTTCGGGAATGACGATGAAGGCGATCGGGGAAACTCAAGGCCTTACGGAATCTGGGATCTGTCGGGTCCATGCAGATGCCTTAAATCGACTACGTGAAGAATTATTGACCATGGGAGCAGATATTCAAGGCGAAGAGCATTCTTAG
- a CDS encoding transglutaminase family protein, whose translation MQRYKILHRTYYNYSGEVKLGPHTLRLRPREDHELRIESSTLNITPPAILHWCRDVEGNSVATATFDVPASQLVFESEVIIQHFNEAPLEFLVANYAIEYPFAYQPDDKILLEPYITLAESTSEDVLRKWVANIWQAGDQVQTYVLLQRLNTHIHQSLTYQLREEFGVQTVAETLSLGTGSCRDFAYLFMEAARRLGLASRFVSGYLHAPPSTVDYGATHAWAEVYLPGAGWKGFDPSCGEIVGTKHIAVAVARLPESVPPIAGSFVGPPGSELYVGVWVTELV comes from the coding sequence ATGCAGCGCTATAAAATTCTTCATCGTACCTATTATAATTATTCCGGTGAGGTGAAACTCGGACCCCATACCCTACGTCTGCGTCCCAGAGAAGACCATGAACTACGGATTGAGTCTTCAACCCTCAACATCACCCCGCCGGCTATTCTGCATTGGTGTAGGGATGTGGAAGGGAATTCGGTGGCCACCGCGACTTTCGATGTGCCTGCCTCCCAGCTTGTATTTGAGAGCGAAGTCATCATCCAGCATTTTAACGAGGCACCACTCGAATTTCTGGTAGCCAACTACGCCATTGAGTACCCGTTTGCCTATCAACCCGACGACAAGATTTTGCTGGAACCCTATATCACGTTGGCCGAGTCCACTTCCGAAGACGTGCTGAGGAAATGGGTAGCAAATATATGGCAGGCAGGAGATCAGGTTCAGACCTACGTTTTATTGCAGCGCCTAAACACTCACATTCATCAATCGCTGACCTATCAATTACGCGAAGAATTTGGTGTGCAAACCGTCGCCGAAACGCTGTCTCTGGGGACTGGCTCTTGCCGTGATTTCGCGTATCTCTTTATGGAAGCTGCACGGCGTTTGGGCCTCGCTTCACGTTTTGTGAGCGGGTACCTTCATGCTCCGCCATCAACAGTTGATTACGGGGCAACTCATGCCTGGGCCGAAGTGTACTTGCCAGGTGCAGGTTGGAAGGGGTTCGATCCTTCCTGTGGAGAAATTGTTGGAACCAAACACATTGCTGTGGCGGTGGCAAGGTTGCCGGAATCAGTGCCGCCAATCGCCGGCTCCTTCGTTGGGCCTCCTGGGTCGGAACTGTATGTCGGCGTCTGGGTGACTGAGTTGGTGTAA
- the trxA gene encoding thioredoxin, which translates to MSDLVAQAGDANWESEVLQSPELVMVDFWAVWCGPCQMVAPVVEELAKEYEGKLKVMKLNTDEAPEVAGRYQIMSIPTILFFKNGEPVEKLVGARPKPQFKQIIDALLSQHSATA; encoded by the coding sequence GTGTCGGATCTCGTAGCGCAAGCTGGTGATGCAAACTGGGAAAGTGAAGTGCTTCAATCTCCTGAATTGGTAATGGTGGATTTTTGGGCGGTCTGGTGTGGGCCTTGTCAGATGGTGGCTCCAGTCGTCGAGGAATTAGCCAAGGAATATGAAGGGAAGTTGAAAGTCATGAAGCTCAACACCGATGAAGCCCCAGAAGTCGCGGGGCGTTACCAGATTATGAGTATCCCGACGATCCTCTTTTTTAAAAATGGCGAGCCCGTAGAAAAACTTGTTGGGGCCCGGCCTAAACCTCAGTTTAAGCAAATTATCGATGCCCTCCTCTCGCAGCACTCGGCAACGGCCTAG
- the recN gene encoding DNA repair protein RecN, with the protein MLIELRISNFALFDQLQLEFLPGFNVLTGETGAGKSLLVDALALLLGGRAVGDQIRSGAEEASLEATFSVSSLPAVQQWLANVDLAGSDSEELLLRRVLSRSGRNRAYINGTASPMHQLQELGGLLIDIHGQHDQQSLLSVQVQLELVDAFGRLETQRTAFEADYAQWQTQQREWDRLNEQSKDRVRREEFLQHEFEELTKADLQPGEEESLLLEHRRLQNSGKLSELSSEAYLLLYEEDTSILSHLQRLHRAVLELGQIDPTAKPWTDTVAETSAQLEELAHACRDYREGIDHDPDRLGQIDERLALLQRLRKKYHETLDGLIARRETLQHELSELSDLDHRLQTLEQAVSQAQKEAVKKAQTLSKSRKGVVKDLQERVMAGLADLKMAHTRFQVQFETLTGEVPMGPTGMDRVEYLFCANPGESLQPLGRVASGGELSRLMLAIKTVLAKVDQVPVLVFDEIDTGVGGDVASVMGQRLRGLGQSHQVFCLTHLPQIASQGSQHFVVEKVVKENRTTTSVKLLNPSERKDEIARMLGGEQLTTTVKKAAAEMLQASAKGPRSKTGK; encoded by the coding sequence ATGCTCATTGAGCTGCGCATTTCCAATTTTGCCCTGTTTGACCAACTTCAGCTCGAATTCCTTCCTGGATTTAACGTGCTAACCGGCGAAACCGGCGCCGGGAAATCTCTTTTGGTCGATGCCCTGGCGTTGCTACTTGGTGGCCGGGCCGTTGGGGATCAAATTCGGAGTGGGGCGGAAGAAGCCAGTCTGGAAGCCACATTCTCGGTGTCCTCTCTCCCAGCGGTTCAGCAGTGGTTGGCAAATGTCGATCTTGCTGGCTCCGACTCAGAAGAGTTGTTGCTCCGCCGCGTCCTCTCCCGGTCTGGCAGGAATCGTGCCTATATTAATGGGACGGCTTCGCCCATGCATCAATTACAAGAACTTGGCGGGTTGCTGATCGATATTCATGGACAGCATGACCAACAATCATTGCTTTCTGTCCAGGTACAGCTGGAGTTGGTGGATGCTTTTGGTAGGCTTGAAACACAACGAACTGCTTTTGAGGCGGACTATGCGCAGTGGCAAACGCAACAGCGAGAATGGGACCGACTGAATGAGCAATCCAAAGATCGGGTCCGGCGTGAGGAGTTTCTGCAACACGAATTTGAGGAACTCACCAAAGCCGACTTGCAACCTGGTGAAGAAGAATCGCTGCTCCTTGAACATCGCCGTCTGCAAAATAGTGGAAAATTATCCGAGCTGTCCTCCGAAGCCTATTTACTGTTATATGAAGAGGACACGTCAATCCTCTCTCACCTTCAACGCCTCCATCGTGCAGTCCTCGAACTAGGGCAGATAGATCCTACGGCCAAGCCCTGGACCGATACGGTGGCCGAGACTAGTGCGCAGTTGGAAGAATTGGCTCATGCCTGCCGGGATTATCGTGAAGGTATTGATCACGATCCCGATCGTCTCGGACAGATTGACGAACGGTTGGCCCTCCTGCAACGCCTCCGGAAAAAATACCATGAAACGCTTGATGGGCTCATCGCGAGACGAGAAACCCTCCAACACGAATTGTCGGAGTTGTCCGATTTAGATCACCGCCTTCAGACTTTAGAACAGGCCGTGAGCCAAGCTCAGAAGGAAGCCGTCAAGAAAGCCCAAACCTTATCAAAATCTCGAAAAGGCGTGGTGAAGGATCTCCAAGAACGAGTAATGGCTGGATTGGCCGATTTGAAAATGGCGCACACACGATTTCAGGTGCAGTTTGAAACGTTAACTGGTGAAGTGCCCATGGGGCCGACTGGGATGGACCGCGTGGAATATTTATTCTGCGCCAATCCCGGAGAATCACTTCAACCGCTGGGGCGTGTAGCGTCTGGCGGAGAACTGTCTCGTTTGATGTTGGCCATCAAAACGGTCTTAGCCAAAGTCGATCAAGTCCCAGTGTTGGTCTTCGATGAGATTGACACCGGCGTGGGGGGGGATGTGGCCTCAGTTATGGGGCAGCGGCTTAGGGGTCTCGGCCAGTCCCATCAGGTGTTTTGTCTGACACATCTTCCGCAAATTGCCTCACAGGGGTCACAGCATTTTGTTGTGGAAAAGGTCGTGAAGGAGAACCGCACCACGACAAGCGTGAAACTTCTAAATCCATCAGAGCGAAAAGATGAAATCGCTCGCATGTTGGGTGGGGAACAACTCACTACCACCGTCAAAAAAGCCGCCGCCGAAATGCTTCAGGCGTCAGCAAAGGGGCCTCGATCAAAAACCGGGAAGTGA
- a CDS encoding cell wall hydrolase, with the protein MNTTILTSPHVRTLITGLIVGTLILGVFPSTTAPGLKAQGLLMDWSPRTSLASMLRKEDLRQHYPSPDDLAALTIYLEARGESFAGKMAVAAVIRNRMKMKYQSDGTVKGTVLKRKQFQPWNRQQPHQVLAKFNKQRMKDSLLAWRLVQDGRNIVHGALLFYNPRIARTPKWAKVGHKVATIGGHEFYLPSRNQT; encoded by the coding sequence ATGAACACTACGATATTAACTTCCCCCCACGTGAGAACACTCATCACTGGCCTGATCGTGGGCACCTTGATTCTTGGTGTTTTTCCTTCGACCACAGCACCAGGACTTAAAGCCCAAGGGCTCCTCATGGATTGGAGCCCGCGAACTTCTCTAGCCTCAATGTTGAGAAAAGAAGATTTGCGACAACATTACCCCTCCCCCGACGACCTCGCCGCATTGACCATTTATCTCGAGGCACGGGGGGAAAGTTTTGCAGGAAAGATGGCTGTCGCGGCTGTTATTCGAAACCGGATGAAAATGAAATATCAAAGTGATGGGACGGTAAAAGGAACGGTTTTGAAACGTAAACAATTTCAACCATGGAATCGTCAACAACCTCACCAAGTCCTAGCAAAATTTAATAAACAGCGAATGAAGGACAGCCTTTTGGCCTGGCGCCTTGTCCAAGATGGGCGGAATATCGTCCATGGGGCTCTCCTGTTTTATAATCCTCGCATTGCTCGAACCCCTAAATGGGCTAAAGTCGGTCATAAGGTCGCCACGATTGGTGGACATGAATTTTATCTTCCCTCTAGAAATCAGACATAA
- a CDS encoding glycine cleavage system protein R, which produces MARALVLTVIGKDKLGLVEALADLVTQHDGSWDESRMARLAGHFAGVVQIHLPEDRAEGLLGSLPTLADRGLAVNVVDSDWALAVVDHRETLRLELIGQDRPGIVREISRALAALGVSVQELRTVVESAPMSGERLFRAEAELVPPARVEFDQIRAALEQLANDMMIDITLKTGKG; this is translated from the coding sequence ATGGCACGTGCATTGGTTCTGACCGTCATCGGCAAAGATAAACTGGGTTTGGTAGAAGCATTGGCAGATCTCGTCACTCAACACGACGGAAGCTGGGATGAAAGCCGCATGGCACGCCTGGCCGGCCACTTTGCAGGAGTGGTCCAAATCCACCTCCCCGAGGACCGTGCAGAGGGGCTGCTCGGGTCGCTTCCCACACTCGCCGACCGAGGCCTTGCCGTAAATGTAGTGGATAGCGACTGGGCGCTTGCGGTCGTAGACCATCGAGAAACATTACGACTCGAGCTGATAGGCCAAGACCGACCTGGAATCGTCCGAGAGATTTCTCGGGCATTGGCCGCACTGGGTGTCAGTGTTCAAGAACTTCGAACCGTTGTCGAGAGTGCACCCATGTCCGGAGAGCGCCTCTTTCGCGCCGAGGCGGAACTCGTTCCCCCAGCCAGAGTCGAGTTTGACCAAATCCGCGCCGCCCTCGAACAACTCGCCAATGACATGATGATCGACATCACCCTAAAAACGGGAAAGGGATAG
- a CDS encoding tetratricopeptide repeat protein, whose product MTDWRQRTPTIVTPYFLRLIFLLLMFYPAPGIAETESWETLNTAGMLAYQEKDFITAKELFERALQTLERGERPDPHAATTFNNLGAVHERLGEYEQAELRYRNSLAVIEIIQGPDHPDIAMGLNNLASMYFSLQAFEKAEPLWQRALTISEKILGDRHPHLVQPLVTLGMVTQAQGKFDQAEPLYLRAIRITEHALNPQHPRLIPLYERYATLLHQAGRPEEAGVIGQKIESLRTANANTSDHQ is encoded by the coding sequence ATGACTGATTGGCGACAACGGACACCAACCATCGTGACCCCTTACTTTCTAAGATTGATTTTTCTCCTGCTCATGTTTTATCCCGCGCCGGGGATAGCTGAAACAGAAAGTTGGGAAACCCTCAATACCGCCGGGATGCTGGCCTACCAGGAAAAAGATTTCATTACAGCCAAAGAACTTTTTGAACGTGCACTCCAAACCCTCGAACGAGGAGAGCGTCCGGACCCACATGCCGCCACCACCTTCAATAATCTTGGCGCCGTCCATGAACGCCTGGGAGAATACGAACAAGCCGAACTGCGTTATAGAAATTCCTTGGCCGTGATAGAAATCATCCAAGGCCCAGACCATCCGGATATTGCTATGGGATTGAACAACCTCGCATCCATGTATTTTTCACTACAAGCATTTGAAAAGGCAGAGCCTCTCTGGCAAAGAGCTCTTACCATTAGCGAAAAGATTTTAGGCGACCGTCATCCACATTTGGTTCAGCCGCTGGTGACCTTAGGCATGGTCACGCAAGCACAAGGCAAATTTGACCAAGCCGAGCCCTTGTATCTTCGTGCCATTCGCATTACCGAGCATGCACTCAACCCTCAACATCCGAGACTCATCCCTTTATATGAACGGTATGCCACGTTACTTCACCAAGCGGGACGACCTGAAGAAGCGGGGGTCATTGGTCAAAAAATTGAGTCGCTTCGTACTGCGAATGCAAACACTTCTGACCACCAGTAA
- a CDS encoding 2OG-Fe(II) oxygenase, with amino-acid sequence MHTELLDSVSEEVNQAIARFPQETITKIYQDQGEFFSIEQFFPQEVIDQFMAEVEIVRPKLNRNYIPTHKKGGSVSHYLLRESAPSILAFYHSPAFIAWLSHIAGVPLLLCPDDDPHACALYFYTEAGDHIGWHYDTSYYNGERYTVLLGLVDRSTSRLECRLHTKEPGREVKELSLTTDPGLLIFFNGDKLHHAVTPSAEGEERIVLTLEYVTDPTMSRGKRWFSNLKDAFSYFGLPALLRQPGMKA; translated from the coding sequence ATGCACACCGAACTGCTGGACAGCGTGTCAGAAGAAGTGAACCAAGCCATTGCCCGGTTTCCGCAAGAAACCATCACCAAAATCTATCAAGATCAAGGCGAATTTTTCTCAATCGAACAGTTTTTTCCGCAGGAAGTCATCGATCAATTCATGGCGGAAGTGGAGATTGTGCGTCCCAAGCTCAATCGCAACTATATCCCCACACATAAAAAAGGCGGCAGCGTCAGTCATTATCTGCTGCGCGAATCTGCCCCATCCATTTTGGCCTTTTATCACTCACCGGCGTTTATCGCATGGCTCAGCCACATTGCCGGAGTACCTTTACTCCTCTGTCCCGATGATGACCCCCATGCGTGCGCGTTGTATTTTTATACCGAGGCCGGAGATCACATTGGCTGGCATTACGATACTTCCTACTACAACGGGGAGCGATATACCGTGCTGCTAGGACTCGTCGATCGATCCACCAGCCGGTTGGAGTGCCGGCTCCACACCAAAGAACCGGGTCGAGAGGTCAAGGAACTTAGCCTCACCACCGATCCCGGCTTGCTCATCTTTTTTAATGGCGACAAACTCCACCATGCCGTCACTCCGTCGGCAGAAGGCGAAGAACGCATTGTCCTTACTCTCGAATACGTGACAGACCCCACCATGAGCCGTGGCAAGCGCTGGTTCTCCAACCTCAAAGATGCCTTTTCCTACTTCGGGTTGCCTGCCCTCCTTCGTCAGCCTGGAATGAAGGCCTAA